The Streptomyces sp. NBC_01255 genome window below encodes:
- a CDS encoding futalosine hydrolase: MVHRILIVTAVAAEADSVAAGLGHDTPETAWEPLALPGGLTLRRHADGVDLLVGGVGPAAVAAATGTALAHASLSGTGTGAPYDLVVSAGIAGGFAPHAPIGTVVVSEAIVAADLGADTPDGYLAVEELGFGRSAHPVPHTLTGPLAAALHAGDRPHTVAPVLTVSTVTGTAGRTAELAGRHPTAAAEAMEGFGVAEAAAAYGVPVVEIRAVSNAVGPRDRAAWRIGEALDSLRQAFSLLGPAFSLFSPEAK; this comes from the coding sequence GTGGTCCACCGGATCCTGATCGTGACGGCCGTGGCGGCGGAGGCCGACTCCGTCGCCGCCGGCCTCGGTCACGACACCCCGGAGACCGCCTGGGAGCCCCTGGCGCTCCCGGGGGGTCTCACCCTGCGCCGCCACGCCGACGGAGTGGATCTCCTCGTCGGCGGGGTCGGACCGGCGGCCGTGGCCGCCGCGACGGGTACGGCGCTGGCCCACGCCTCGCTGTCCGGCACCGGCACCGGCGCCCCCTACGACCTCGTCGTCTCCGCCGGGATCGCCGGCGGATTCGCGCCGCACGCCCCGATCGGCACCGTCGTCGTCTCCGAGGCGATCGTCGCCGCCGACCTCGGCGCGGACACCCCGGACGGGTACCTCGCCGTCGAGGAGCTCGGCTTCGGACGGTCCGCGCACCCCGTACCGCACACCCTCACCGGCCCTCTCGCCGCCGCGCTGCACGCCGGCGACCGGCCGCACACCGTCGCGCCCGTCCTCACCGTCTCCACCGTCACCGGTACCGCCGGACGCACCGCCGAGCTGGCCGGGCGCCACCCGACGGCCGCCGCCGAGGCGATGGAGGGCTTCGGCGTCGCCGAGGCCGCCGCCGCGTACGGCGTGCCCGTCGTCGAGATCCGGGCCGTGTCGAACGCCGTCGGCCCGCGCGACCGCGCCGCCTGGCGGATCGGCGAGGCCCTGGACTCCCTCCGGCAGGCGTTCTCCCTGCTGGGCCCCGCTTTCTCCCTGTTCTCCCCGGAGGCGAAGTGA
- a CDS encoding 1,4-dihydroxy-6-naphthoate synthase, whose translation MKLKIAYSPCPNDTFVFDAWAHGRVPGAPRLDVTFADIDVTNGWAEGGTDDHDVLKVSYAVLPWILDEYALLPCGGALGRGCGPLVLTRDSGTGADLAGKTVAVPSERSTAYLLFRLWAAESVPGGVGNVVVMPFHEIMPAVRDGKVDAGLVIHEARFTYQSYGLHCLADMGEHWEATTGLPIPLGAIVARRSLGEETLRLLAESARTSVRMAWDDPAVSRPYVLEHAQEMDPKVADQHIGLYVNEFTADLGEHGYAAVRGLLTRAAAEGLVPPLGPDALAFP comes from the coding sequence GTGAAGCTGAAGATCGCCTACTCGCCCTGCCCGAACGACACCTTCGTCTTCGACGCCTGGGCCCACGGCCGCGTCCCGGGCGCCCCCCGGCTCGACGTGACCTTCGCCGACATCGACGTCACCAACGGCTGGGCGGAGGGCGGCACCGACGACCACGACGTCCTGAAGGTCTCGTACGCCGTGCTGCCCTGGATCCTCGACGAGTACGCGCTGCTGCCCTGCGGCGGCGCCCTCGGCCGGGGCTGCGGCCCGCTCGTCCTGACCCGCGACTCGGGCACGGGGGCGGACCTCGCGGGGAAGACGGTCGCGGTGCCGAGCGAGCGCTCGACCGCGTACCTCCTCTTCCGGCTGTGGGCGGCCGAGAGCGTGCCGGGAGGCGTCGGGAACGTCGTCGTCATGCCGTTCCACGAGATCATGCCCGCCGTCCGCGACGGCAAGGTCGACGCGGGGCTCGTCATCCACGAGGCCCGCTTCACGTACCAGAGCTACGGCCTGCACTGCCTCGCCGACATGGGCGAGCACTGGGAGGCCACGACCGGGCTCCCGATCCCGCTCGGCGCGATCGTCGCCCGCCGCTCCCTGGGCGAGGAGACCCTGCGGCTGCTCGCCGAGTCGGCCCGTACGTCCGTGCGGATGGCCTGGGACGACCCGGCGGTCTCCCGGCCGTACGTCCTGGAGCACGCCCAGGAGATGGACCCGAAGGTGGCCGACCAGCACATCGGCCTCTACGTCAACGAGTTCACGGCCGACCTGGGCGAACACGGCTACGCGGCGGTCCGCGGGCTGCTCACCCGCGCCGCGGCCGAGGGACTCGTACCGCCCCTCGGCCCGGACGCGCTGGCGTTCCCGTGA
- a CDS encoding cold-shock protein, which translates to MPTGKVKWFNSEKGFGFLSRDDGGDVFVHSSVLPAGVDALKPGQRVEFGVVAGQRGDQALSVAILDPTPSVAAAQRRKPDELASIVQDLTTLLENITPALERGRYPEKTQGKKIAGLLRAVADQLDV; encoded by the coding sequence TTGCCTACCGGCAAGGTCAAATGGTTCAACAGCGAGAAGGGCTTCGGCTTTCTCTCCCGCGACGACGGCGGCGACGTCTTCGTGCACTCGTCGGTGCTCCCTGCCGGAGTCGACGCGCTGAAGCCGGGCCAAAGGGTCGAGTTCGGGGTCGTCGCAGGCCAGCGCGGCGATCAGGCGCTCTCCGTGGCGATCCTCGACCCGACGCCGTCCGTCGCCGCCGCGCAGCGCCGTAAGCCCGACGAACTGGCGTCCATCGTCCAGGACCTGACGACGCTCCTGGAGAACATCACGCCGGCGCTCGAGCGGGGCCGCTACCCGGAGAAGACCCAGGGCAAGAAGATCGCCGGCCTGCTGCGCGCGGTCGCCGACCAGCTCGACGTGTAG
- a CDS encoding recombinase zinc beta ribbon domain-containing protein encodes MKSDLRYLACLRLSSDSDESTAIARQRRGIEHYVNAPHVAGILVGEAEDTDVSGGLSPFRRPRLGRWLNHRADEIKTRIGGRKQTTHRIAKELNEKGVLTWSDHLRERKGQVPKGVMWQATIINKMVRSNWFPGIYTYKGEAVLGDDGEPFILPDRPHAEMDEWFDLVERIAPKETSAKGPGTRAAKSLLAGIAKCGECGASLARVSTSGAQRKDGTRSPSRYSYRCTNRFRGGSCKKGAYIACEELDRVAEDIVLQSVGQWQQYDRAGAGPSVEKELAAAGARLTRLEGDFLAGKCDGEGQEESYWRMHKSLSGTVRHLKKQQEERRNPHIRPTGRQYGEVWDEKDQDDRRSFLKEYKVTMWVWRDCLPDMARGSRSGAVLDLGEIGRIAAEQKLVMPEPADWIWCGWNVPRHWASPHLLEDPETREALAEAYGSTELPMTLRGRLDAYERERPT; translated from the coding sequence ATGAAATCCGATCTGCGCTACCTGGCGTGCCTGCGGCTGTCGTCCGACTCCGACGAGTCGACCGCCATCGCGCGGCAGCGGCGGGGAATCGAGCACTACGTCAACGCACCACACGTGGCGGGCATCCTCGTCGGCGAGGCCGAGGACACGGACGTGTCCGGCGGACTGTCTCCGTTCAGGCGGCCTCGGCTCGGCCGCTGGCTCAACCACCGTGCCGACGAGATCAAGACGCGGATCGGTGGGAGGAAGCAGACCACCCACAGGATCGCCAAGGAGCTCAACGAGAAGGGCGTTCTCACGTGGAGTGATCATCTGCGGGAGCGGAAGGGGCAGGTCCCGAAGGGGGTCATGTGGCAGGCCACGATCATCAACAAGATGGTCCGCTCGAACTGGTTCCCGGGTATCTACACGTACAAGGGCGAAGCCGTTCTCGGCGATGACGGCGAGCCCTTTATCCTGCCGGACCGTCCGCACGCGGAAATGGACGAGTGGTTCGACCTGGTCGAGAGAATCGCTCCGAAGGAGACGAGCGCCAAGGGGCCCGGAACCCGAGCCGCCAAGAGCCTGCTCGCCGGAATCGCCAAGTGCGGAGAATGCGGCGCATCGCTGGCCCGGGTCTCGACCTCCGGGGCACAGCGCAAGGACGGCACCCGGTCTCCTTCGCGGTACTCCTACCGGTGCACCAACCGATTCCGCGGTGGCTCCTGCAAGAAGGGGGCCTACATCGCGTGTGAGGAACTGGACCGGGTCGCCGAGGACATCGTCCTCCAGAGCGTCGGGCAGTGGCAGCAGTACGACCGAGCGGGCGCGGGCCCTTCGGTCGAGAAGGAACTCGCAGCGGCCGGGGCGCGGCTCACCCGGCTCGAGGGCGACTTCCTTGCGGGGAAATGCGACGGCGAAGGCCAGGAGGAGTCCTACTGGCGGATGCACAAGTCGTTGTCCGGCACGGTGCGGCACCTGAAGAAGCAGCAAGAGGAACGCAGGAATCCGCACATCAGGCCGACCGGGCGACAGTACGGGGAGGTGTGGGACGAGAAGGACCAGGACGACCGCCGGTCCTTCCTGAAGGAGTACAAGGTGACCATGTGGGTCTGGCGCGACTGCCTGCCGGACATGGCCCGCGGCAGCCGCTCCGGGGCCGTGCTCGACCTCGGTGAGATCGGAAGGATCGCGGCGGAGCAGAAGCTCGTGATGCCGGAACCGGCGGACTGGATCTGGTGCGGATGGAACGTTCCCCGGCACTGGGCGTCCCCTCACCTCCTCGAAGACCCTGAGACGCGCGAGGCCCTGGCCGAGGCCTATGGGTCGACAGAGCTGCCCATGACGCTGCGAGGCCGCCTGGACGCGTATGAGCGGGAGCGGCCGACCTGA